The genomic DNA ACACATTCTGCGTCTAGTTGCAGAGATGTCAAACAGACGGGTAATGGCGGGACAGTTCCTTTTGTGTGACCCGTGACATGAAAAATGTTTAGGAAACAAATAAAGTTTACCAAAACACTTTTTAGAAAAACATTTCTATTGGAGAGTAAGCTTAAAAAATTTAGTAAAAACTAATTTAATAAGACTGTTACGTGTGGTCAACTATATGAATTTAATTACGCTTTCCCAACGTGCATCGTTGCCAGACTTGGATGGTCATAAATTCTTCGAAGCATTCCACGGGGTTTACCCATTTAGATAATCCTCGTAAAACGTATTTCAAAGCACTTCAAAAGCGTGtccgtttgctgtgtgtggcTACCATTTTGCCCCCCTTAGTCACTTATCGTATCGAAAGTTCCGGTTTTTGGTAACCGCACCCAATCAATCTTGACTGTGCTGATCAATTTGACGTTTTCCGGCCAGAGACTACCCTAGATAGCTATCAAACGTTTGCTTACCGCAGTCTTCGAAGATGAGACTAGAGCTGACGAATGGATGACGATAGAATTTCCACCAACGGTTCCACCAATGGAGCACACCACCATCGACCGAACCCGCAAGAACTACACAGCACACCACAGCTACGATACATCCAGTCCATTTCATTTTCACAGATTTACTGCTGTTTCTTCCTCTGTAGCACAATGTTTACGCGAAAGTGGAACAATTTTTTAACGCAGAATTGATGCGAAGTTTCGTTGCATGAACGACACAAACGAACAGCGCGCGTGAATGATGATACACGACTGACGCTAACACAAGTACTCCAGTGTCCAATATTGTGCTCGCAGGCTCGTGTGCCATTGAAACCACGCAAAATCTCACTGATAACAATCGATTTAAACTGTTCGGTGGGTCCTACCGGCGATTGTTTCACGATTAGGAACCACCCCGATTTCGACGGTCTCCCATGAAGTGCATTCGTTGCGTGAGTCGAGCAAACTACGATATGTTGCTTGCAACAATGAAAAACATGAAACTTCCGGCCACACCGCGAGTAGGTCACCTCTCTCAAACGGTACATAAAGCGGTGTACAATGCAGATGCTCTCTACAGCAATCCGTCCCGACCAAGCCAGAAATCCAAGGTGACGGAGATGATATTTTGGAGAGTTGCTCTGTCAGTCGTTTGTATCGCGTTGGGATATGGAGCCATTGCAAATAAGGTAAGTGTGAAGCACGTATTTCAAGATACAAAAATGTGACTTATATCGATTCAAAATCTTATTTCCTGCTCGTAGAACTTTGATGTGCACATCGACAAGCTGGAACGTGTCGGGGATACGGGCGAGTACTTTACGTACAACTACACCTACGAGAAGGTCTCCGACATGAAGTTTTCCATGGGAGCGCACGTACAGCAGCTGAAGGAGCTGGACGACAGCTACACGGTGAAGGCGCTGATGACCCGTTCCGAACTGGCGGACGGTAGTCAGTACGAGGTAATGATGGACCTCGAGAAGACGCTCTGCGACTGGATGCGTACGATCTACAAAGCGTACTTTTACGAGGAGTTGGCTCAGGTGAGCAACTTTCCTCACTACGACACGTGTCCCCTTCCGGTGGCCGAATACGTCGTCGAGAACTATGTGTTCGATACCGAACCGTACAGTGAGATGATGTCCGAGGGCCGATGGAAGGTggagatgatgctgatgaaggAGGGTAAGGTCTGCTCCGGCATTGTTATGATAACCACGGTGAAACCGAAAGCGTAGAGGTAGATTCCGTGTTCCTTAGTGTGTAAGTGAATCCTGCATGTTGTAGTACATATGATGCTGTTTGGTTGTTATTAAAAGCGATTGTAGTACAAAGAAAATGCGGTAGTGATGGGTGAGTTGTAGGGATGGGCAGATCCGACCATTTGCCGGATCGGATCTGCCCGTAGCGCTCCGCCGCCGGCGTCCAGTCCGGATCACGATTCCGCGCTCcggtttattattattttgagggggggggggggggggggacgttGGGATTGGTGGCAGCCGCTgttaaaggaaaaacaaacacagtaagcgaaagtgaaaaaagaagaggaaacccCCGTAACCTCCAAAATGGACAAGGACAAAGAAGAGAGGAGATAACACAGAACAGTGTGCACgacatacatttgcagcagaacgGGAATCCGGAGCGCGGAGTCAAAAATGCGTCCGGaaccaaaacgagtccggaatcaaaaagACTCCGGAATCAAAATGATTCCGGAATTAAAACGAGTCTGAAACCAAAACGGAGACCAAACGAGTCTGGAACTGGTCGGAATCGTTtgttcggatcggatcggactcaTGTATATGCTGGATCGGTTCGGAATCCTGATTCCGAACCGGAGCGCCCATTCCTAGTGAGTTATTAAATTCTTGTACTCTGTTTGCCTTGGGAAGTTGATTACATCCGCTTCTCAGTTCCTTCGACATCTTCGACGTAAATTTTATGGGTATGTTCATAAGCCCTTTgtagcaaaagaaaagccgGGATATTTACTGGATTATCCTGATTAATAGGAAAGAAGAGTCAACTGGACCTCAGGaaaatgcttgcaatttttTGGAAAATGCTAACCAAAACTGTATTTCTTTCCTAACTCATTCGCGAGTTCTTCAACGTTTGAATACACAACAATAATGTCTTC from Anopheles stephensi strain Indian chromosome 2, UCI_ANSTEP_V1.0, whole genome shotgun sequence includes the following:
- the LOC118504393 gene encoding uncharacterized protein LOC118504393 encodes the protein MKCIRCVSRANYDMLLATMKNMKLPATPRVGHLSQTVHKAVYNADALYSNPSRPSQKSKVTEMIFWRVALSVVCIALGYGAIANKNFDVHIDKLERVGDTGEYFTYNYTYEKVSDMKFSMGAHVQQLKELDDSYTVKALMTRSELADGSQYEVMMDLEKTLCDWMRTIYKAYFYEELAQVSNFPHYDTCPLPVAEYVVENYVFDTEPYSEMMSEGRWKVEMMLMKEGKVCSGIVMITTVKPKA